From the genome of Candidatus Chlamydia corallus, one region includes:
- the pgsA gene encoding CDP-diacylglycerol--glycerol-3-phosphate 3-phosphatidyltransferase, which translates to MGLPNYITFSRLFITPIFMILYLKGKWFGITPVVLPYVLLTLLGISELTDAIDGYVARKFSQVTDLGKLLDPMADSIYRISLYLTFTQPPVNLPLLLVFIFLARDSVISTLRTVCAFRGRVVAARASGKLKAILQGVSFCLILLAMIPHSLGLLSDDGLELFASVMVSIIAVYSIASGIEYFWMNKNFLSQRSKTKDSEKNHDSND; encoded by the coding sequence GTGGGACTACCTAATTACATAACTTTTTCCCGACTATTTATTACACCCATTTTCATGATCCTTTATTTAAAGGGAAAATGGTTTGGAATCACTCCAGTAGTTTTGCCTTATGTGCTTTTAACTCTCTTGGGAATCTCCGAGTTAACAGACGCTATCGATGGTTATGTTGCAAGAAAGTTTTCACAGGTTACTGATTTAGGCAAACTCTTGGATCCTATGGCAGATAGTATCTATAGAATTTCTCTCTACCTGACTTTTACACAGCCTCCAGTGAACTTGCCTCTGCTTTTGGTATTTATCTTTTTAGCACGAGATTCTGTAATTAGTACTTTGCGTACTGTATGTGCTTTTCGTGGGCGTGTTGTGGCTGCAAGGGCTAGTGGAAAACTGAAAGCTATATTACAAGGAGTCAGCTTCTGCTTAATTCTTTTGGCTATGATCCCTCATTCTCTAGGGCTTCTTTCTGATGATGGACTGGAACTCTTTGCCTCGGTTATGGTTTCAATAATAGCTGTTTATTCTATAGCTTCAGGAATAGAATACTTTTGGATGAACAAAAACTTTTTATCCCAAAGATCTAAAACAAAGGATTCAGAAAAGAATCATGACAGTAACGATTGA